A window of the Acipenser ruthenus chromosome 30, fAciRut3.2 maternal haplotype, whole genome shotgun sequence genome harbors these coding sequences:
- the LOC117429429 gene encoding rho-related GTP-binding protein RhoA-D: protein MAAIRKKLVIVGDGACGKTCLLIVFSKDQFPEVYVPTVFENYIADIEVDGKQVELALWDTAGQEDYDRLRPLSYPDTDVILMCFSIDSPDSLENIPEKWTPEVKHFCPNVPIILVGNKKDLRNDEHTRRDLAKMKQEPVKPEEGRDMANRISAFGYLECSAKTKDGVREVFEMATRAALQVRKRRRRQPCLLL from the exons ATGGCAGCAATTCGGAAGAAGCTGGTGATCGTGGGGGATGGCGCCTGTGGGAAGACCTGCTTGCTGATCGTTTTCAGTAAGGACCAGTTCCCGGAGGTGTACGTGCCCACAGTGTTTGAGAACTACATCGCTGACATTGAGGTGGATGGGAAGCAG gtggAGCTGGCTCTGTGGGATACAGCAGGACAGGAGGACTACGATCGGCTCAGACCGCTCTCCTACCCCGACACCGACGTCATCCTCATGTGCTTCTCCATCGACAGCCCTGACAGTTTAG AGAATATCCCGGAGAAGTGGACCCCCGAGGTGAAGCACTTCTGCCCGAACGTGCCGATCATCCTGGTGGGGAACAAGAAAGACCTGAGGAATGACGAGCACACGCGGAGAGATCTGGCCAAGATGAAACAG GAGCCTGTGAAGCCGGAAGAGGGCCGGGACATGGCTAACAGAATCAGTGCCTTCGGCTACCTGGAGTGCTCTGCCAAGACGAAGGACGGAGTGCGAGAGGTATTCGAGATGGCCACCCGGGCCGCCCTGCAGGTCCGGAAACGAAGGAGGAGGCAGCCCTGTCTGCTGTTGTGA